Genomic DNA from Chelonia mydas isolate rCheMyd1 chromosome 6, rCheMyd1.pri.v2, whole genome shotgun sequence:
tcctatcctcagaggttaagaagaacaatttttctccctcctccctgtaacaattttttatgtacttgaaaactgttatcacgtcccctctcagtcttctcttttacagactaacgcagttttttcaatcttccctcatagataaggctgcgagtctgtcacggaggtcacggattccatgactttccgtaaTGTCTGTGACTTCTACAGCcactggtgctggctcaggggctgcccgagccAGGCAGTTTGGGTATGtgggacggggctcagggctaggggcggGGAGAGGTGCTTACCTCGGGGTGGGGGCTTCCCAGCTcccacagccctgcagctcctaggcaggctgaggttcccggccaatggaagttGCAGCAGCTGGTActtgtggcaggagcagtgcACCAAGCCCCGACTCCTCTGCTGCCTAGGAGTTGCAGGGATGTGGAGGTGGGCAGCGAGCCCCGCCAGCCCCACCAAGGTGCCAACCCCGCCACCCCCTGCCACCAGCAACAGCGGGGTCCCCCAGCCACCTCCCACAGCACCTGCGATGTTCCCGGACCTCCCTTCCCCGCAGAGCACCTGTGGCCCAccacccaagttttagtcatgagtatttttagtaaaagtcacgggccatgaatttttgttttgcccgtgacctgtccgtgacttttactaaaaatacctgtgactaaaacgtagccttactcatagatcatgttttctagacctttaatcatttttgttgctcttctctggactttctccaatttgtccacatctttcctgaaatgtggcacccacaactagacacactactccagctcaGGACTAATCAGGGAagagtagaacggaagaattacttctcatgtcttgcttacaatactcctgctaatacatcccagaatgatgtttgctttttttgaaacagcgttacactgttgactcatatttagcttgtgatccactatgactcccagatccctttctgcagtactccttcctaggcagtcatttcccattttgtatgtgtgtgttccttcctaagtggagtactttacactttgtccttattgaatttcatcttatttacttcagaccatttctccagcttatccagatcattttgaattataatcctaccctccaaagcacttgcaactcctcccagctccaTACTTCCAAGTTTTTCCCACTAACTTACATCTGTTAATATGTTAGACAAAACATGTACATGTTCGAGTCAGTGTTGTACGGTGCAGTGTTTATCCATTTTTTGTGCACTGGGATTTACTGTTGAACTGAATAAAGTTTGAAACGTGGTTATTGTGGTATGGAAGTCTCATAACAATGGGTTACGGCCTGAAGAATAGCGGTGTTGGGTGGAACTGATTTAACTTGCAGTTTCTTTGCTTTTCAAGGTTTCCATTCTGAGGAAACAATTGAGCAACCTTAACTGACTTTACAAAGAATGGGTATATTCTCACTGCAATCAGGAGGCGACCCAAGACACTGGGTACAAACACAGGCTGCTAGCCCATGCTGCAGCCTGTGCCATTACAGCTATACTGCTATTTTGAGCAAGCTAGCTTAATCAAAGCTAGCACAGGTGTGTCTACACGTGCTGCAACCATGCCTcctaattgctgtgtagacactccTGCATGGAAATTATAAGGCAAAGAGGATCCTTGAAGGTTACTGGCATTCAGTTAGAAGAGCAACAAGTGGGTCAGGACTTGTGTACAAATAAAACAACACCAACAGTGCAAATATAAAACTAAAATCAATATGAATTAATTACAACAGCttttatacaattttttaaaaagataagttgttgttttttttttactgaagaaGCCACTTTTTCAATCACTGCATCCTAAAGGCTCATACTTACGCTTGCTTTTGATTTCCCAGCTGACTCCACACTTCAACTACATATCCATCAAAATTTTCTTCCTAAAGTGAATTGGGAACAGTTCAGTGTAAGTTAGAAAGCTTCAGCTGTCACACTGTTATACTAATACCATAGAGGTTAATACATTAACTGGTAACCAGTCTCTGTAAACATGTATTGTATTCCCCTGTCCACCCTCCCAGTCTTATTAGTTTGTACATGTAGAGCAAAGAATATGTTCACATGCTGCATACAAGGTAGGCTGTGTGGAAATATGTAATTGGTCATTAATGAAGCAGAACTTACTTTAGAAACATATGAAAGGCCAAACAATTCTCCTAAACTGTTATAAGGAAACCTCATTAATGGATAATTAACACAGTAGATTAGTATCAAATCACTAGAGCAAATCTCAACATCACACTCTGCTAGCTACTTTAAATTTAGTCTTAAAGTATTTGGACATATAGAAATTATACCTCTATGTATAAGTAActgatgagctattgccagcagagGTGCACATTCAAAACTTAGAAAAATTTGGTCTTGATCCACCATAATTTGCCAAATATACTAATGATTGCATATATACAGAATCCCACTATTACATATCTCCTCCATTTTTATAGTCAGTCAGATTGGGTCACAGAATCCACTTCTCTTCAAGCACAGAATTGTTCCTTATTGCACATTTGCTACCTTTCCTACCCTGTTCCATCAGTAGACACTGAAGACAGCCCAAGTTTAACTCCTTTCTTAGTTTTCTTTTAGTGTTAGACAGTTGATTTTTAGTTTTCTGTTAGAACATGCCTGTTTCTAGGGTTGCTCACTGTTAGACCCCTCTGTCCACGATGCTAGAGCCCTCTACTTCAGAGGATTCATTTAATATCctgtttgaatcatagaatatcagagttggaagggacctcagaaggtcatctagtccaaccccctgctcaaaccaggaccaatccccaatttttgccccagatccctaaatggccccctcaagattgtcccctacaaccatttcttctatgaggtccttactactcaccaaaaccaaatctaaaatggcatcccctctagtcggttcagcaactacttgatgaaggaatcaaTCAGctatctaggaaaatctgagccctattattattactagcacttgtcctccagtctatatctgggaagttaaagtctcccatgatcacacagtttccattagtatttactttattaaaaacattaaaaagggctctatccatatccaaattagatcccggcggtctatagcacaccccaagcactatcccaggggaggctctaacaGTTTTCtaccccaatttaatttttgcccagacggactcagacatatccatttcatcgcttcttatttctttacattctatctcaccACTGAtgtacagtgctactccaccacctttacctttatttcagtctttcctaaacagcacatacccttcaatacctgtagtccagtcatgactactattccaccatgtttctgttatccctataatatctggtttcacttcctgcaccagtagctctagttcctccattttgttacctaggctcctcgcattagtgtacaaacatcttcatttttgctgtttggcctcactcacattctgtaccctattaggcacggtcattttactaccagtataacctattagacttgtatctacactgcccttcctcctacccacagctgtatcctttcttactttgttttcttccctctcaacgctaaaatccagcatggagattacctggacatctcccaaccatctcccccaaattcctagtttaaagctctcttaatcagttgtgccagcctccatcctagaagtctatttccttccctactcagatgaagtccatcccgagagaactgtcctctatccatgaatgcctcccagtggctatacatcccaaagccctccttatagcaccactgcataagccatctgttgatagtcataatcttgtcacacctttgttgcccttctctaggaacaggcagaatcctactaaagatcacctgagcctcaatttccttaagcgtcttccgcagcctagcatagtctcccttaatactttccagcgagaatctagccgtatcatttgttcccacatgaaggataattaggggattctttcccgttccctttagaatccttttcaacctcaggtctacgtcccgtatcttagcacctggaagacagcacaccctcctattctccggatcagctctggttacaggcctatctattcttctcagtaaagagtccccaatcacatagacctgtcttttcctagtgacggtgctattctccagtctatcccctgttccctctgcctgcaagttctttccattcctattctcccttgtaatcctctttaacccatcctgtatcctcctggggctcatatttggtgaaatctccattaactcttccccttttcctataggactagccgctcttctcttcttctttgcccTTCCActttcagtgactacctgctgagccccttcttcattttccaactctgcatacctattcttaagctctatctaaagcagtgcagaccaacgtgtgttcattttcatcatctgagtcagatgccaccaacagaaggctaattttcttttttggtggttcggattctgtagtttccgcatcggcatgttgctcttttaaagatTTCTGGAAGCATGAcccacaccctgtccctctcagattttggaaggcacttcagattctcaaaccttgggtcaagtgctgtagctatctttagaaatctcacattggtaccttctttgcattttgtgaaatctgccgtgaaagtgttcttaaaatgaacaacatgtgctgggtcatcatccgagactgctataacgtgaaatatatggcagaatgcaggtaaaacacagagcagaagacatacaattctcccccaaggagttcagtcataaatttaattaaaccatttttttaatgagcatcatcagcatggaagcatgtcctctggaattgtggctaaagcatgaaggggcatacaaacgtttagcatatctagcacgtaaataccttgcaatgctggctacaaaagtgccatgcaaacttctgttctcactttcaggtgacattgtaaataagaagcaggcagcattagctcctgtaaatgtaaacaaacttgtttctcttagtgattggctgaacaagaagtaggactgagtggacttgcaggctctaaagttttacattgttttgtttttgagtgcagttatgtaaccaaaaaaaaaaattacaaatgtagattttttagTTGTGCTTTCAccatgaagagattgcactatgatACTTATAtgatgtgaactgaaaaataatatttcttatttttacagtgcaaatatttgtaataaaaatataaagtgagcactgtacactttgtattctgtgttgcaattgaaatagatatattttaaaatgtagaaaaacatccaaaatatttaataaatttaaattggtattctattgtttaacagtgcaattaaaactatgattaatcgcgattaattttttttaatcgcaattcatttgtgttaatcacgagttaactgcaattaaaatcgacagccctacttttttcTGGTCCTCTAGAACTGCTGCAGCATGCCAAGAGATTCACTGAACAGCTCGGAAAGCTCTTCAGctcttttagaactcttgggtgcaagttgtCCAGTCCCGCAGATTTAAGATATTTAAATTTAGCAGTTACTGTTTAACATCCTACCTAATTACTGTTTGAATAGAAATGTCAGTGTCACTATAAGATGTGAAGGTATCATCCAGCTACGAGGGACTGATAACAGGTATCCCACTGGTTAACTCATTTGTATTAGCAATGGTTTTACCTTGGCTATTTGCACCATGGTCTTGGAAAGCTCCTCTATCTCATCCTCACTGCCAAAAACACTCTCAAAATCTTGGTAAGTCCAGCCATCAAACAAAATCCGAGGAACTGAGATGAAAGAAACAAGTAATTATGAAAATTACAATTGCTCTGATTACACTAATAAATGCACAGGAAAATCTCCTATATCTAAAGGTTTTGCTTCTCTACTTTCTAACTCCAGTTAGTATAGATAAGCAAATTGCTCATGCAATGTTGTCCTTTGTTTCAAAAGTGGGTTACTAAAGAACGTTGACTCAAAGTAGATACTTTGAATGGAGAACTGAGTTATTAGTAGGGGCTGTAAAATCAATCTTAAAGGGATGCCAGCTTGAAAATAGTGTCTCCTTCTGGAAGTTTTGTATCTATTATTGACACAATGCTTAAGATTACTACACTGGAAAGATGAagaattttacttttaaacttTAGTTTGTTACCGTTGTGTGTTTAGCAGCACTgagtctagtcagtttcactatttTGATTATTTCTAGCACTCATGACAACATTCTTGTATTCCGTCTTTGAGGAATCTCAGACACGCTCTTCCCAAAGCTCCATAAGACTGTTTACTAGCTCTGCCCCCATGTTACTAGAAGAGAAGATACAACAAGCAAGCAGGAAAGAGAGCTATTAGGAAGGCTGTCATCCAAGGTGGACTAGAGGAGGACGTACCACCTGGTGGAAAACTATTCTAACCACAGGAGCAGAAAGGCTTAGAATTGTTTTAGGTTAATAAAGAGAATCAggacatatttaaaaagaaaagaattcatATATTCATATTCATCAGAAAGTTGTATTTTAAAAGACATAGTTAAAAAGTGCAAGTTGagggttcttttaatttaaatgaatttcatCCTTCTGCAATCCACTCTTTACATTTTGACATCTGCATAAAGCAAGCATGCCAATCACTGGCAGGATCATGGAGTAGGTAAGGTGATCTGTTTAGCAGATGTGTCTATAtcaatgttttcaaatttttttaaaataggaaactgTTATAGAGACCTCAGACTTTCAGGTTAAGAGGAAAATGCAGTAGTCTGCTGCATCATCATGCTAGGCACTCTAGCTGGATCATCAGTTTGATTCTCTAACCAGAGCTTATGGGTACTGTGGTCACAAGGCCAACCTCTCCCCACAAGAACACGGCAATCAGCTCTGAAGGAATTCTCATCCAGAAGGAAGATGGCAGGAACACAGAGTCCCAGAGTCTgaaccaagaaaaaaaatggtggtgGGCTGGGGGGATTTCTCAGGACAAAAACCTCAGGGCACCAACAGACATGGTAGCTCAATTACTGAGCCACCAATAATTAATTGACCCAAATAATGCTAGATGCActcttttatacttttttttttctctccagtctTTTCCCTTAAGAGCCTGTGCATGAGGACTATTTTGCTCAGCTAACATCTCCCATCCACATACTCCTGAAATAAAGGCTTCCTTGCCTGTGCCAATCACCACAAGCAGAAGACTACAAGAAACTTAAAATGCAGCCTCACCTATTTTGATGTTTTTAGAGTTTTTCTTGACATCTTTTATCCAATCTGTCAAACAATGAAACAGATGTTAAACTAAGAGCATATCTAATATCAATATCTATAATGTCTCTTTCAAGAGACGTCTTCAAGTAAAGTATGTAGTTACATTGCAACTCTCTTCCTCCCATAAGAGAAAGTGTTACTGGTCCACAGGTCATTCTATTGTGAATACAGCCTTACTGATATCTAAAGAATAAAGCTAGTTGCCCCATTCCATATGGAAACCGGTAGTTCAACATTTTTACCTTACAAAAGTTTCCCCTGCCTTTCACATGAAATGCAACAGCATTTGTTCTGGCTCATTTGTCACAACAACCAGATTGCAGCATATTGAGgctttgattttttggggggaggcttCAATCATCCTTTGGGATGAGCAGGTTTAAATAAGATGGTATTTTTAGTGGCCTATCCCATTTTCATAAGGATCATTTTATTGATTCATTATTAGTGTCTTTCATTCAGCCTATGGCAATACCGACTATATATTTCATATATACATCCAAACACCACACGCAATGAAAATACAGAACCTTGGTCAGCATCATGGAGCCCTGTGAACTGGAAcatctcctttccctttcttttcaccTGCAGCCAGACTGGGGAGATCAACGTAAATTTGTTTCCAAACACTTTAGCAATATCGTAGCCATGGTTGTTCCACttgcaaaaaggaaaaagaaaaaagtcattacAACAGGATCTACAGCAACCTTTACTACTTGCCAGATGACAATTTTTCTGTATATTACAAGGAAAAGTGTTGGAAGGATCACTGCAGGTCAGTTTGTGGGCTTCGGAGAAAGTGTTTTAGCATGTTTGTAGAGCTTCATTACTTAGTATCGACTATGGAATACACACTAGAAATGTCTAGCAAATGTAAATGCACAAGCCCATCTTAGCTACAGATTTTACTGAATTTAAGAGAGACTCCAGTGTGGAATGGAATTAATAGGTTATttagtccattttttttttcaatggaaattaggaatGGTGAAATTTCACACACCTGCTTTTCTTGTAAGGGATGGAAGAGCCAGACAGTCACAAGATATCCAAGTGGAGTCTGCTAGAAGGCCTAGCCTTCCTGTGATTATACTTTCCCTCCTTGATAAGTGATAACGCTTCCTACAGAATCTACTGCATTCAAAACACTTGCTGTAGTGAAGTGTGAACAGAGTCTGCTGAATTTTGCCATATTCTAAAAGAAGTTTCTAGGAAAGCTGCAGGGAGACCTgtagtattttgtttttaaacaaaacaagttcACTCCAGATACTTGAAactgttaaaaatgaaaatttaggaAGATCACTATTGTATCTGAatatttaaaattcctttttcttagggcatgtctacacttacagctctgtagtggtgcagctgtaccagCAGACATACTGtagatagtgtagacatagctttagacCAAGActtgtttaaaagaaattatCCCTCAGTCCCCCGCAacatcttctcttcccctctaGCCAACTCCTATGTTAAGGGCCAAAACATGTGCTGCCAGATGTGCATCAATTTTTGGCTTTAGCACTTGCATCCTTACTCTTATGcaagacctttaaaaaaaaaaaatgaccaccTTTCTTAATGCAGCACATTTCCTAGAAATTTCTACTGAAGTGATGAGCAGTGTAATAGCTAAGATGAAACTAAGTCATTATGTGGCTTTGCAGTTGACACATGGAAATAAGTGGTCCAGTTTTCACCCTCCAAGCCACCATTTCAGTGTGTAGAAGACTCTGAAAATACCACTACTTCACGTTCTAAGTATTTTTGAAGCCCCAAAAATAACAGGAACTTCAAGGGATAGGTTTGAAAAATGTTGAGTCTTAAAGGCTTTAACGtgtttatattttgctatttttaaatgcacattcATGTtttgttacaacactgtgaaatttaagatttaaaaatcttgaatttcatggATTCAGATACTTAAAATGCTACGACCACgaaatttacaaaaatggacagtgaatttggtagggccctgctaACAGTAAAAGCAAAGCCGGTTTGGGAGCCTGAGTGACCCTTCACTTGGAAGTCAACTTTCACCAAGCTCAACTGGCAAGTGGACACAGCTGAATACTTGTCAAAAAAAACTCCTAGCCTTCAAAGGGAGGGAAATAAGTCCAGTTATGTGTTTGTACTGAGTCAAAGGGGTAACATTTCCTCCttgtccttcaaatccctccttcaaaCCTCTACTTAGCCATCCCTACAAAAAAGTCAACAGCTTGGCAACTGATGAACTGCAGTTCGTAGTGTTGGTATCattagcaattaatttttttaactggttACACTTTTTCTTATTTGTTTACACAGCCCTTTACTATTATCAAAATGTGTATTCATTATTCTAAAAGGGATCTAGGGAGATGTTTTGAATACTAGTGAGCTTGGAAATAAGAGTTAGTTTAGTGTCAGCAGAAAAAGTTTTGCTCTGTATTGAAATTATTCAAGTTGCATTGTGCAGCTACTCATAGTACATATACAGTCCCCATTGCTCTAGTATGTGACCACACCACAATCTCATAGTACCCCTGTGAGATAGAGAAATACTATTATCCCCCTGGGAAATttggacggacacacacacacacagagagagagagagactatgcaACTTGCATGAAAGTCACACAGAAATCTGTATCAGAACAGGGAAACAAACGCAGGTTCAAGCCCTAGACTAGTACCCAACTGAtgaaccatccttcttctcttggGTGGCTATTTGACCAAGCATCAGAAGTAGCTATAATATTATAAGGAAACTGAAGGGATAGGTACAATATTGTACCTGGTGCTGGGCTGAACCTGCTTACTGAGGCTGCAAGAATGGAGAAACCTGACATATTATTAGTCTGCTGTGTATTCAGCAGAGACTCTGATTTGTATTTTATTACTTACAGGGGTGATATATCCCAGAACATCTCCCAAGAAGTGTCTCTCCTTCATTTTCTTGGCACAGTAACTTTTGTGTTCCAACACAATATCTTTTGCCTTTGGATCAGTGACTACCAGACCCCGGTCTTGTACAATTTTGTCTGAATGCCATATCTAAGATGGAAAACAATTTTTAGAATTACTTTCATTAACAGCATTTGTACAATTAACTACGTTGAGTTAATGTACACTCTAATCACATCATTACACTTTTAGTGTTCCCTATAAATGATGCAATATAGCTTAGTTAAAAGGAACAGGCTAGAGCTCAGAAATGCTGTCAGTATCAGCAATATTTAAAGTCTTACTTTATACACACTTCctctgcaaacagaaaaaaggaaaatgccaATTTACTATAGGAATAAAGTGTGCCAGTCTCCACACATGAGCAGTATGACATTCATTCAGAGGTTAAAAGACAATTTTTCAATAAGTTCATAATGTATTCTAACATGTTTTGCTTTTTGGAAGAAGACCCTGAGACACTTAACTCTTGGCAATTATAGTCAGACAAATCTAGGACACCATTAGCAAGGTTTAAGTGCTGTTCTACAGTGAGTAGTGACTAAAGCAGTACTGTGGGGTTCATGTTTGTGTCTTATGATTTGTATACCCAATAtcatacaagatttttttttcctagctgCCAGTTTTGCAAACCCAGGATGGACTCTGGGAGTCAAGCTAAGTTTCCTcacaccagtaataaagattctgcagggcCAGTTCTCTAAGTACAACCCCACTCTCTCCTAGTTTAGGTTTACACAGTCCCAACTGATTGGCAATGTACTAATTTCCAGTTTTGTGAGGAATCAGTACTTAAAACTTACCACAGTTAAGTGATCTGAGTTTTGTAGTGTTCATAGGAGTGAAAGATAAGATTACAGACACACAGCAGATCAGCTGAGTAAGGTGATACATATACACAGCAGATCAGCTGAATAAAGCGATGCATAGTCTCTTTTCAGAGTATAACTGTACTCTCATGTATTACATCAAAAAACAATTGCAAGCATGAAGGGTTCCCAGTCTGGCATGTTGGTTAAACACTTTAAGGAGGCCATTACATTTAAGACATTTTGGATTGAACTTCCATTGTGATTTGGGTATTGAAGGTAGAGATACTTCATACAGCTTTTACCACTAGCGAAGTGTCCACAACCATGAACGTATCAGAGGCATCAGGAGCAAGAGTAAGGACCAGTCAGAGTTCTAGTAACCAAAAGCAGAGCACTAAGGCCTGACAAGGTGCACAGTTAGTGGACAATTGTCAGCATTTATTGGTTGAGGTTGTTGACTGGAAAGAAAAGTCAAATCAACGTCCCACTATTTTTAGCCATATTTGATTGAGTACAGACATCTACCAAGACTGGCTAGTCTCCTAAGGTGGTATGAGTACAGATATGGTGCCACTTGCCACTGTACCCAGTTTGCTTTGAGGACAGAATACATTTGGGAGCCAGGCACTGTCTTTTCCGAGCGGTACCTAGCATATCTTGAACACTACTGTAAAACTAACTACAGGTTTGTTTTCTAAAGAACGCTTTTAATTTTGCGTACACCATTTTCAGCATCGCCCATCAGGCCCCTCTATCATGCCCTGTCACTTGGTTTTCCATGATTACCATTCAGCATTGCCCCTCTCTGCTGTCAGTAGGTCCATCCTACCACACCACCAAGCCCTGTTCACCCCCTACAATCACTTCCTTCACTCCTGCTCTCACACAGCAAGTGTCTTTAGCAGAAATCCTGGAACCACGTTGAGTTCCTCCACTACAAattcattctctcctccttcactTCTGCCCTCTTCCTagctaaaattattttattttacccaCATAAATTGTATCCTATGTCTTCAACCCCAACCACCTTTGACTGACTCCTTaaatcttcccctcctcctgcttccaCTTTTCTCCCAGCTCAGGGTATTGaaatttcttccaagagaaaatggaaaaaatacgtgaccttcctcctcccctcagaTCATTTTACCTTCCCCTCTCCTACAACTCATCTCCTTTTCCTGTCACAGACAGTATAGTTGTCTGCTCTCTTCCTCTAGCCCCTCCATTTGCCCCAATGAACCCATCCCATCCCCTGATCTCCCTTGCGCCCACTCTTCTCCTTAAACTCTCACTGTCCTCTGGCTTTTTCCCCTCATAAGACAAGAACGTTTTagtctctcccatcttaaaaaaCCAACCCTTGACCACTGATTCTCCAGCTACCATGCTGTCTCTCTTCTGTCTCAAAGTTCACTGAACATGTACAAAGTGCTTCTCC
This window encodes:
- the CHID1 gene encoding chitinase domain-containing protein 1 isoform X4 codes for the protein MRLLCTALSLALIYQLVDATLSKTDAKKMASKTLEEKIWHSDKIVQDRGLVVTDPKAKDIVLEHKSYCAKKMKERHFLGDVLGYITPWNNHGYDIAKVFGNKFTLISPVWLQVKRKGKEMFQFTGLHDADQDWIKDVKKNSKNIKIVPRILFDGWTYQDFESVFGSEDEIEELSKTMVQIAKEENFDGYVVEVWSQLGNQKQAELIHLLTHLSEALHEAQLKLILVIPPAVTPGTNQLGMFTKKEFDQLAPVMDSFSLMTYDYSTPQRPGPNSPLPWVRACVQVLDPESKWRSKILLGLNFYGMDYSALGASGEPILGNSHRPCTSCLKF
- the CHID1 gene encoding chitinase domain-containing protein 1 isoform X5, with product MRLLCTALSLALIYQLVDATLSKTDAKKMASKTLEEKIWHSDKIVQDRGLVVTDPKAKDIVLEHKSYCAKKMKERHFLGDVLGYITPWNNHGYDIAKVFGNKFTLISPVWLQVKRKGKEMFQFTGLHDADQDWIKDVKKNSKNIKIVPRILFDGWTYQDFESVFGSEDEIEELSKTMVQIAKEENFDGYVVEVWSQLGNQKQAELIHLLTHLSEALHEAQLKLILVIPPAVTPGTNQLGMFTKKEFDQLAPVMDSFSLMTYDYSTPQRPGPNSPLPWVRACVQVLDPESKWRSKILLGLNFYGMDYSALGASGEPILGNSTSSIDISI